A stretch of DNA from Bacillota bacterium:
GCCTGCCGCGTATGCGTTTGGCGACTAGTGCGGTTACATCGAGTCTTAAACCAGGTGGTATGCTCAGCTCGCCACTCCTTAGCGCACGTATTGCCGCGCTCGAGAGTGCAGCCATGCGCGTGTTAAGTGACGCAGCGCATCTGTTTGCCATTCTAGGCACGCCTAGGCGGCTCTATGCTCACGATATTTTCGAGAACACCGTACAGAAGCCGTTAGAGGATTTTATTGCTGCCGTCGCCGAACTTCGGGGGGGCGATAATAATGAAGAGCAAGACGCCTACATAGCTCTATTAATTGAACGCTTAACGCGCCTCAATCTTGATCTTACGTTTGTGCTCTCTAGACAGGGAGGCGAGGATAAGTTTGCCTACTGGATTGAGTCTAATCAACCTGACATCGCTGTGGTGGCCGCCCCGGTCTCCCTGCAGGAGGATCTAAGGGAGCATGTTTTTTCGCGCATACAGTCAGTCATCATGGCTTCCGCGACTTTATCTTCACGATTACTTAGGCGCATAGGTGTTGAAAAGTGCCACATGCTCAAACTTGACTCTCCTTTTGACTATGCCAATCACGCTTTGCTCTACTTGCCGCACAATGCCATGGAGCCTTCTGAATCGATGCTCTACGATGAGTATGTTGCGAGTAAAGTCAGGGAAATTGTCGCTGTCACCAAGGGCCGCGCGTTGGTGTTGTTCACATCCTTCCGTTCCATGAATAACGTTTATGCTCTGCTAGATGATCTCAAAGCGAAAGGGTTCACCTTGCTCAAGCAAGGTGAAGAAGCCCGTGGGACGACGATGCATAAATTCAAGACAGGGCGTATGACAGTGCTCTTAGCAGTAGCCAGTTACTGGGAAGGAATTGACGTGCCAGGAGAGGCCTTGTCGTGCGTTATCGTAGTGAAGCTGCCTTTTGCTGTGCCCACCGAGCCCATAGTCCAAGCTCGCTGTGAAGCCTTGGAACGTCAGGGGGAGAGCCCATTTTATGCGTACTCATTGCCGCAAGCTGTTTTGCGCCTCAAGCAGGGCTTTGGCCGCCTAATCAGAACCACCGCGGACAAAGGGGTCGTAGCCGTTCTCGATGACCGCCTACAAAAAAAGTCTTATGGTAAAGTATTCTTAAAGGAACTTCCGCCCGCGCGGATTACGCACGATCTTGAAGATATACGTCGATTGTTGACATGATTTTCGCCTGGTGAAAGGAATTGCAGGCTCACACCGCGAAGTAAGTAGCCTAAGAAGCTTAGCTTTGACCATGTGAAGCTCATAAGGAGGACAGCAGAGAATGGCGAAAAAGGTAATTGCAGCCTTGGTGTTGACTTTTGTGACTTTTGGAAGCGTCCTATCGGTGCGGGCATTCTCGCCCCAGCCCGGTACAGCCGACGATCCCCTCATTTCGGTTAGCTTTTTCACGCAGGGCATTGCGCCCCTAGTGAATCGGCTGAGCACACTAGAAACAGGTGCTGCGGCAGTGGCTACTCTTGCCGCTACGATCGGGCAATTGGAGTCGCGCATCGCAGCTCTTGAGGGCAAGGTAGCGCAATTAGAGAGACAAGCGGCAACACCACCCCCTGTGACTCCGCCGCCTGCTCCTGTTCTGCATGGTTTCGTTACTGGTGCGAATGTAGTCAATGTCCGTCAGGGGGCAGGTACGACTTTCGCTGTCATTACGACCTTGACACTGAATGCCAGGGTAGAAGTAGTCGAACGCGGCCGCGAGTGGCATCGCATCAGACTCGCAGACGGCAGAGTAGGGTTTATTCACGCCACATTGCTCCGTATCCCCTAAAGTTGAGCTTGGCTTTTGCTGGCGATTGAGGTGGTTCCGTTTGTCATTTTTGCGCAGATTGCTCCATGAGGCGCGTCCTCATTGGAAGTATCTCTTGGTAACTGGGGTCGCCATCTTGGGTCTTACCAGCCTAGATTTGCTAGCTCCTCAGCTCATTCGCCGCCTGCTTTCCTACGTGGAGTCGGGTGATGATTTGAGCATGGGTGTCATCACGCCAATTGCCTTAAGCCTGCTTGGTCTGTACGCGGGCAAGATTCTCTTTCGCTTCTTAGCAAGCTATATGTCGCACGTGGGTTCCTGGCAACTCGTGGCAGATATGCGTACACGGGTCTATGACCATCTGCAGAAACTCTCCATGGGTTTCTTCCAAGACAAACAAACCGGGCAGTTGATGTCCATCACTGTCAATGACGTGGCGACTTTTGAGTCGCTCATTGCTCATGCCATACCTGAGCTTGGTGCGAACATACTAGTGCTCGGTGGAGTTTCCTTCATATTGTTTCGCATGAATCCTACTTTAGCCGCGTTAACCTTGCTGCCGGTGCCGTTCTTAATTTTAGCCACTCGCTTGTATGCCGTAAAAGTGCGTCCGATCTTTTCCGTCGCGCAAAAGAAGATAGCCGACCTCAATGCCGTTTTGCAGGATAATCTTTCAGGGCTGAAGGAGATTCAGGTGTTTAACAAGCAAGCTTGGGAGAGGCAGCAGGTCGATTATCACTCCCAATCGCATGTCAGGGCCATTTTACTAGCTTTGCGTTACGGAGCCATATTTCAGCCAACCATAGAGTTTCTGACCTCTCTCGGAACTGTTATCGTAATTTTTTTTGGCGGCATACTCGCCTTGCGCGGTCAGATGCGGGGCAGTGATATCGTCGCGTTTATGCTCTACTTGAACTTGTTCTACCAGCCCATAACGGCTATGGGTCGCCTGATGGAGGATATTCAGCGCGCCATCGCCGGAGGGGAAAGAGTATTTAAAGTGCTAGATACCGTGCCGGATATTAAAGATAGCGATGAAGCAATTTCCATGCCGCGAGGCCAAGGGCATATCGTCTTTGACAACGTCACCTTTGGGTACAACAGCGAGCAGAGGGTGGTAGAAGAGATCTCTTTTGCCGTTCCGCCTGGCAAGATGGTGGCTTTAGTGGGGCCAACCGGAGTAGGCAAGACTTCTATTATAAGTTTGCTAACGCGTTTTTATGATCCCAGGCAGGGACGCATCCTGCTCGATGGCTATGATCTGCGCGATATTACGCTGAAGTCCTTGCGCGAGCAGATATCTATTGTCTTACAAGATGTATTTTTGTTTAATGGCACAATCGCCGAGAATATCGCCTACGGTAGTGAGCAGGCTACTCTAGAGGAGATTATCGCGGCAGCCAAGACGGCCTGCGCGCATGAGTTTATTGTAAACACGCCGAGAGGCTACGAAACCCCCATTGGTGAACGCGGCCTGCGACTTTCGGGTGGACAAAAACAACGCTTGGCTATTGCTAGGGCAGTTCTGCGCAACGCTCCCATTCTCATTCTAGATGAAGCGACTGCTTCAGTAGACGTGGAAACAGAAGCTCAAATTCAAAGTGCTATCAATGGTCTCGCTGGAAGTCGTACTGTTGTAGTCATCGCGCACCGTCTTTCGACAGTCAAGCGAGCAGACAGTATTCTCGTGTTTGATGAAGGTCGCATTGTTGAACAGGGCACCCATCAAGTTCTCATTCAGCAAGGTGGTTTGTACAGTCGCCTTTGTAAAATGCAACTTGAGTCGAGTTTGTAGTTTTAGTCGTTTTGGTGTTGACAGGTTAAATCAGCATGTGCTAATATAAAAAACGTCGCCGCGAAACACCGCGAAAGAAACGGATACGGCGCGAAGTACCAATAAATGAGGGTTGCAGTTGAGGAACCTTCGTGGTACAATGAGATTCCAAAAGACTTTGAGCCTTGAAAACTGAACAATGCAGACGAGCAGTTACCTCTTAGCGGTGCGCAAGCGCTGCGTAGAGAATAATTGTGAAGATGAAAATCGCAAACTACTCGTAAGAGTAAGTTAAACAAGCAAGTGTTTTTCGAAGCGAGCCTATCGCTTTTCGATAAAAACTTTATCGGAGAGTTTGATCCTGGCTCAGGACGAACGCTGGCGGCATGCCTAATACATGCAAGTCGAGCGGTGCAGCAA
This window harbors:
- a CDS encoding SH3 domain-containing protein; the encoded protein is MAKKVIAALVLTFVTFGSVLSVRAFSPQPGTADDPLISVSFFTQGIAPLVNRLSTLETGAAAVATLAATIGQLESRIAALEGKVAQLERQAATPPPVTPPPAPVLHGFVTGANVVNVRQGAGTTFAVITTLTLNARVEVVERGREWHRIRLADGRVGFIHATLLRIP
- a CDS encoding ABC transporter ATP-binding protein codes for the protein MSFLRRLLHEARPHWKYLLVTGVAILGLTSLDLLAPQLIRRLLSYVESGDDLSMGVITPIALSLLGLYAGKILFRFLASYMSHVGSWQLVADMRTRVYDHLQKLSMGFFQDKQTGQLMSITVNDVATFESLIAHAIPELGANILVLGGVSFILFRMNPTLAALTLLPVPFLILATRLYAVKVRPIFSVAQKKIADLNAVLQDNLSGLKEIQVFNKQAWERQQVDYHSQSHVRAILLALRYGAIFQPTIEFLTSLGTVIVIFFGGILALRGQMRGSDIVAFMLYLNLFYQPITAMGRLMEDIQRAIAGGERVFKVLDTVPDIKDSDEAISMPRGQGHIVFDNVTFGYNSEQRVVEEISFAVPPGKMVALVGPTGVGKTSIISLLTRFYDPRQGRILLDGYDLRDITLKSLREQISIVLQDVFLFNGTIAENIAYGSEQATLEEIIAAAKTACAHEFIVNTPRGYETPIGERGLRLSGGQKQRLAIARAVLRNAPILILDEATASVDVETEAQIQSAINGLAGSRTVVVIAHRLSTVKRADSILVFDEGRIVEQGTHQVLIQQGGLYSRLCKMQLESSL